The following proteins are encoded in a genomic region of Streptomyces sp. NBC_01723:
- a CDS encoding RecB family exonuclease, whose protein sequence is METSIEDVAEDAGGPARPATTLADGADAAVGAEAAAPAPVAIRPASLSPSRAGDFMQCPLLYRFRVIDRLPEKPSEAATRGTLVHAVLERLFDAPAAERTAPRAKALVPGQWDRLRESRPEVGELFADDPEGERLARWLGEAERLVERWFTLEDPSRLEPAERELFVEAELDSGLRLRGIIDRVDVAPTGEVRIVDYKTGKAPKPQYAEGALFQMKFYALVVWRLKKVVPRRLQLVYLGSGDVLTYDPVLADLERVERKLLALWEAIRLATETGEWRPRPTKLCGWCDHQAHCPEFGGTPPPYPLPVRAAESACTEQGRMGPG, encoded by the coding sequence ATGGAGACGAGCATCGAGGATGTCGCGGAGGACGCGGGCGGACCCGCCCGACCGGCGACGACGCTGGCGGACGGCGCGGACGCGGCGGTGGGCGCGGAGGCCGCCGCCCCCGCCCCCGTGGCGATACGGCCCGCCTCGCTCTCGCCCTCCCGGGCCGGCGATTTCATGCAGTGCCCGTTGTTGTACCGGTTCCGGGTCATCGACCGGCTGCCGGAGAAGCCGAGCGAGGCGGCGACGAGGGGCACGCTGGTGCACGCGGTGCTGGAGCGGCTCTTCGACGCCCCGGCGGCCGAGCGCACCGCTCCGCGGGCCAAGGCGCTGGTTCCCGGTCAGTGGGACCGGTTGCGGGAGAGCAGGCCGGAGGTCGGCGAGCTGTTCGCGGACGATCCGGAGGGCGAGCGGCTGGCGCGGTGGCTCGGGGAGGCGGAGCGGCTCGTCGAGCGGTGGTTCACCCTGGAGGACCCGAGCCGGCTGGAGCCCGCCGAGCGGGAGCTGTTCGTGGAGGCGGAGCTGGACTCGGGGCTGCGGCTGCGCGGCATCATCGACCGGGTCGACGTGGCTCCCACGGGCGAGGTGCGGATCGTCGACTACAAGACGGGCAAGGCTCCGAAGCCGCAGTACGCCGAGGGCGCGCTGTTCCAGATGAAGTTCTACGCGCTGGTGGTGTGGCGGCTGAAGAAGGTCGTCCCGCGGCGCCTGCAGCTCGTCTATCTCGGCAGCGGCGACGTGCTCACCTACGATCCGGTCCTCGCCGACCTGGAGCGGGTGGAGCGCAAGCTGCTGGCGTTGTGGGAGGCGATCCGGCTGGCGACCGAGACGGGTGAGTGGCGTCCGCGGCCCACCAAGCTGTGCGGCTGGTGCGACCACCAGGCGCACTGCCCGGAATTCGGCGGTACTCCCCCGCCCTACCCGCTGCCGGTGAGGGCGGCCGAGTCCGCTTGCACCGAGCAGGGCAGAATGGGCCCGGGCTAG
- a CDS encoding response regulator gives MAIRVLLVDDQPLLRTGFRMILEAEQDIAVVGEAGDGLQALDQVRALQPDVVLMDIRMPRMDGVEATRQITGPERDGPAKVLVLTTFDLDEYVVEALKAGASGFLLKDAPANELVQAIRVVAGGEAMLAPSITRRLLDKYATHLPSGDEPVPDTLHTLTDREVEVLKLVARGLSNAEIAADLFVSETTVKTHVGHVLTKLGLRDRVQAAVYAYESGLVRPGAQ, from the coding sequence GTGGCCATCCGCGTCCTACTGGTCGACGACCAGCCGCTGCTGCGCACGGGCTTCCGGATGATTCTGGAGGCGGAGCAGGACATCGCGGTCGTCGGCGAGGCCGGTGACGGCCTCCAGGCACTCGACCAGGTGCGGGCGCTGCAGCCCGATGTGGTGCTGATGGACATCCGCATGCCGCGGATGGACGGTGTGGAGGCGACCCGGCAGATCACCGGGCCCGAGCGGGACGGCCCGGCGAAGGTGCTGGTGCTGACCACCTTCGACCTCGACGAGTACGTGGTGGAGGCGTTGAAGGCGGGCGCCAGCGGGTTCCTCCTGAAGGACGCTCCGGCCAACGAGCTGGTGCAGGCGATCCGGGTGGTGGCGGGCGGCGAGGCGATGCTGGCGCCGAGCATCACCCGGCGGCTGCTCGACAAGTACGCCACGCATCTGCCCTCGGGCGACGAGCCGGTGCCGGACACGCTGCACACGCTGACGGACCGCGAGGTCGAGGTGCTGAAGCTGGTGGCCCGGGGTCTGTCCAACGCGGAGATCGCCGCCGACCTGTTCGTCAGCGAGACCACCGTGAAGACGCATGTGGGTCATGTGCTGACCAAGCTGGGCCTGCGGGACCGGGTGCAGGCGGCGGTGTACGCGTACGAGAGCGGTCTGGTCCGCCCCGGCGCGCAGTAG